From Ptiloglossa arizonensis isolate GNS036 chromosome 10, iyPtiAriz1_principal, whole genome shotgun sequence, the proteins below share one genomic window:
- the LOC143152368 gene encoding transmembrane protein 267: MPILMFFVKTEVFSTVILTSVIGICSFIGDQGLKYGKTTVTRAIFDNITHAAVGGLTWALILHLSKKSLIQNSSSIFWCFFLSSFIDVDHFIAARSWNLNDVTHLKKRPFLHCTTLPIALWFILNLYSSLYKNSKLSYYSWIILASFLSHHIRDGTRRGLWFCLIGSTQPIPYYLYLSMSMILPHVLQWLMMSSMLGPKTYDNVTLLDIV; the protein is encoded by the exons ATGCCTATTCTAATGTTTTTTGTAAAAACAGAAGTTTTTTCGACGGTGATATTGACCAGTGTTATAGGTATTTGTTCGTTCATTGGTGATCAAGGTTTAAAATACGGAAAAACCACTGTGACACGCgcaatttttgacaatattaCTCATGCGGCTGTTGGCGGACTTACTTGGGcacttattttacatttatcgaaaaaatCTCTTATTCAAAACTCGTCAAGTATCTTCTGGTGCTTCTTTTTATCGTCTTTTATCGACGTAGATCATTTTATCGCAGCACGCAGTTGGAATTTAAAT GATGTAACACATTTAAAAAAACGTCCATTTTTGCATTGTACCACTCTGCCTATAGCATTATGGTTTATACTTAATTTGTACTCAAgtttatataaaaattcaaagCTAAGTTATTATTCATGGATCATATTAGCAAGTTTCTTAAGCCACCATATACGAGATGGTACAAGAAGAGGTTTATGGTTCTGTCTTATAGGTTCTACGCAACCTATaccttactatttatatttaagtATGAGTATGATACTTCCTCACGTATTGCAATGGCTCATGATGTCATCTATGCTGGGACCTAAGACATACGATAATGTGACATTGTTGGATATTGTATAA
- the LOC143152373 gene encoding c-Myc-binding protein isoform X1 — MSNMKPPDSKREEFRKYLERAGVLDALTKVLVSLYEEPEKPDDALEYIRQNLGGITEVDIEINTLRKELEETKKMIVELEAKLVKYEGDGDSID, encoded by the exons ATGTCGAACATGaag cctcctgaTTCTAAAAGAGAAGAATTTCGAAAGTACCTCGAAAGAGCAGGCGTTCTGGATGCCTTAACAAAGGTACTTGTATCTTTATACGAAGAACCAGAGAAGCCAGATGATGCTTTAGA ATACATTCGTCAAAATCTTGGAGGTATAACAGAAGttgatattgaaataaatacatTGAGAAAGGAGTTGGAGGAAACTAAGAAAatgattgtcgaactagaggcAAAATTAGTGAAGTACGAAGGGGATGGGGATTCAattgattaa
- the LOC143152370 gene encoding uncharacterized protein LOC143152370 isoform X1: MQLCAFKVGLAQEESQEEIDEIVLYFSIAYGIVTGALILLFILVCVLFFKVKRLVPDGSNQLNRQTNMMSDFCYTNPTIVPGELLSRRGFSMYSGTESFNDNYATKAKEHYGTYQEAQSRF, from the exons ATGCAACTATGTGCCTTCAAGGTTGGACTGGCGCAAGAAGAATCGCAAGAA GAAATCGATGAAATAGTGCTGTATTTCTCTATAGCGTACGGGATCGTCACCGGTGCTCTTATATTGCTTTTCATTTTGGTGTGCGTGCTGTTTTTCAAAGTGAAACGGTTGGTTCCTGACGG gTCCAATCAATTGAATAGACAAACGAATATGATGTCAGACTTTTGTTATACGAATCCCACGATAGTACCAGGAGAGTTATTGTCCCGTCGTGGTTTCTCGATGTACAGTGGTACCGAAAGTTTTAACGATAATTATGCAACGAAGGCCAAAGAACATTATGGGACTTACCAAGAGGCACAGTCGAGATTTTGA
- the LOC143152370 gene encoding uncharacterized protein LOC143152370 isoform X2, whose product MEIDEIVLYFSIAYGIVTGALILLFILVCVLFFKVKRLVPDGSNQLNRQTNMMSDFCYTNPTIVPGELLSRRGFSMYSGTESFNDNYATKAKEHYGTYQEAQSRF is encoded by the exons ATG GAAATCGATGAAATAGTGCTGTATTTCTCTATAGCGTACGGGATCGTCACCGGTGCTCTTATATTGCTTTTCATTTTGGTGTGCGTGCTGTTTTTCAAAGTGAAACGGTTGGTTCCTGACGG gTCCAATCAATTGAATAGACAAACGAATATGATGTCAGACTTTTGTTATACGAATCCCACGATAGTACCAGGAGAGTTATTGTCCCGTCGTGGTTTCTCGATGTACAGTGGTACCGAAAGTTTTAACGATAATTATGCAACGAAGGCCAAAGAACATTATGGGACTTACCAAGAGGCACAGTCGAGATTTTGA
- the Mgr gene encoding prefoldin subunit mgr: MEDGDNKANVGLDKEKKSYAGIPEADFVDDVDAFMAQPEYETADKVLQMLDENHGKYKFMEYNLVNKRRRLKVQIPDLERSLEMIKKLQLEKDNSKDLETQFLLSEQVYAKAVIPPTDKVCLWLGANVMLEYTLDDAQEILTKNIEAAKRNLGYVEHDLDFVRDQFTTTEVNMARIYNWEVKRRQAAKPT, translated from the exons ATGGAAGACGGTGACAATAAAGCGAACGTTGGGCTGGATAAAGAGAAAAAGTCGTACGCCGGAATACCGGAGGCCGATTTTGTA GATGATGTCGACGCATTTATGGCACAACCTGAGTACGAAACTGCGGACAAAGTACTTCAAATGCTGGATGAGAACCATGGCAAATATAAATTCATGGAATATAACTTGGTTAATAAAAGGAGACGGCTGAAGGTGCAGATTCCAGATTTGGAGAGATCGTTGGAAATGATTAAAAAACTACAATTAGAGAAAGATAACAGTAaagatttagaaactcaatttCTTTTGTCGGAACAAGTGTATGCAAAAGCTGTTATCCCACCTACTGATAAAGTATGCTTGTGGTTAGGAGCAAATGTTATGTTGGAATATACCTTAGACGATGCAcaagaaatattaacaaaaaatatTGAAGCAGCAAAGAGAAATTTAGGTTATGTTGAACACGATTTAGACTTTGTTAGAGATCAGTTTACTACAACAGAAGTAAATATGGCACGCATTTATAATTGGGAAGTTAAACGCAGGCAAGCTGCAAAACCAACATGA
- the LOC143152373 gene encoding c-Myc-binding protein isoform X2 has translation MPPDSKREEFRKYLERAGVLDALTKVLVSLYEEPEKPDDALEYIRQNLGGITEVDIEINTLRKELEETKKMIVELEAKLVKYEGDGDSID, from the exons ATG cctcctgaTTCTAAAAGAGAAGAATTTCGAAAGTACCTCGAAAGAGCAGGCGTTCTGGATGCCTTAACAAAGGTACTTGTATCTTTATACGAAGAACCAGAGAAGCCAGATGATGCTTTAGA ATACATTCGTCAAAATCTTGGAGGTATAACAGAAGttgatattgaaataaatacatTGAGAAAGGAGTTGGAGGAAACTAAGAAAatgattgtcgaactagaggcAAAATTAGTGAAGTACGAAGGGGATGGGGATTCAattgattaa